In a single window of the Mauremys mutica isolate MM-2020 ecotype Southern unplaced genomic scaffold, ASM2049712v1 001404F_np12_obj, whole genome shotgun sequence genome:
- the LOC123358090 gene encoding serine--tRNA ligase, cytoplasmic-like has translation MVLDLDLFRADKGGDPGRVRDTQIKRFKDPALVEADGAWRKCRFRADNLNKLKNLCSKTIGEKMKKKEPVGDESVPEHAQNLDGLTADILAGLQVTQIKKVRVLIDEAILKCDAERVKLEAERFESLREIGNLLHPSVPISNDEDADNRVERIWGDCAVRKKYSHVDLVVMVDGYEGEKGAIVAGSRGYFLKGALVFLEQALIQYALQTLLSKGYTPIYTPFFMRKEVMQEVAQLSQFDEELYKVIGKGSEKSEDSSLDEKYLIATSEEPIAALHRDEWLKPEDLPIRYAGLSTCFRQEVGSHGRDTRGIFQVHQFEKIEQFVYASPHDNKSWEMFDEMIATAEEFYQSLGIPYHIVNIVSGSLNHAASKKLDLEAWFPGSGAFRELVSCSNCTDYQARRLRIHYGQTKKMMDKVEFVHMLNATMCAMTRTICAILENYQTQDGIVIPEKLKSFMPPGTAWKPLHVAPLQQWRRGREGCGKKPAGGDSILEGRMQNMGVNNA, from the exons GAAAAT GCAGATTTCGTGCAGACAACCTGAACAAACTGAAGAACCTGTGCAGCAAAACGATAGGTGAGAAGATGAAG AAAAAAGAGCCTGTGGGTGATGAGTCAGTACCAGAACATGCACAAAATCTTGATGGCCTCACTGCCGACATCTTAGCG GGTCTTCAGGTAACCCAGATTAAGAAAGTCCGTGTTCTCATTGATGAGGCCATCCTGAAGTGCGACGCCGAGCGTGTGAAACTGGAGGCAGAGCGGTTTGAAAGCCTCCGAGAAATTGGAAACCTTCTCCACCCCTCTGTGCCCATCAGCAACGACGAG GATGCAGATAACCGAGTGGAGAGGATCTGGGGAGACTGCGCGGTGAGGAAGAAGTACTCCCACgtggacttggtggtgatggtggaTGGCTACGAGGGAGAAAAGGGGGCCATAGTAGCTGGAAGTAGAGGGTACTTCCTGAAG GGTGCCCTGGTTTTCCTTGAGCAGGCACTGATCCAGTATGCTCTGCAGACCCTGCTCAGCAAGGGATACACCCCTATTTACACACCCTTCTTCATGAGGAAAGAGGTGATGCAGGAGGTGGCTCAGCTCAGTCAGTTTGATGAGGAGCTTTACAAG GTCATTGGCAAGGGCAGTGAGAAATCAGAGGACAGCTCCCTCGATGAGAAGTACCTGATTGCTACCTCTGAGGAGCCAATTGCAGCTTTGCACAGGGATGAGTGGCTGAAGCCGGAGGATCTGCCCATCAGATATGCTGGGCTGTCCACCTGCTTCAGGCAGGAAGTTGGCTCGCACGGCCGTGACACCAGAGGCATCTTCCAAGTGCACCAGTTTGAAAAG attgaGCAGTTTGTCTATGCGTCGCCTCATGATAACAAATCGTGGGAGATGTTTGATGAAATGATCGCAACTGCTGAGGAGTTCTACCAGTCGCTGGGCATTCCTTACCACATCGTCAATATTGTCTCAG GCTCCCTGAACCATGCTGCCAGTAAGAAGCTGGACCTCGAGGCTTGGTTCCCAGGGTCGGGCGCCTTCCGGGAGCTGGTCTCCTGCTCCAACTGCACAGACTACCAGGCCCGTCGCCTGCGGATCCACTACGGGCAGACCAAGAAAATGATGGACAAA GTGGAGTTTGTCCATATGCTAAATGCTACCATGTGTGCCATGACCCGCACAATCTGTGCCATCCTGGAGAACTACCAGACACAGGATGGCATCGTCATACCAGAAAAACTGAAGAGTTTCATGCCACCAGGTACAGCTTGGAAACCCCTTCACGTGGCACCCCT CCAGCagtggagaagggggagggaaggttGTGGCAAGAAACCAGCTGGTGGCGATAGCATCCTGGAAGGGCGAATGCAGAACATGGGCGTAAACAACGCCTAA